The genomic interval CTGGCGTCCACGCAGCAGCGGGCGCCGTCCGGGCGGATGTACTGGGACCCGCGCACCGACCGCTGGACCTTCTTCGCGCAGAACCTGCCGCGGCTGCGCCCCGGGCGCGACTACCAGCTCTGGCTGATCACCCCCGCCGGCCCCGTCGGCGCCGGCACCTTCAAGCCCGGGCGCGACGGGCGCGCGGCCGTCCAGGCCACCTACCGTCTCCCCCCCGGCCAGCTCCGCGCCGTCGCCGTCACCGAAGAGCCCGAGGGCGGCCTCCCGCAGCCCAGCGGCACCCCGATCATCGTCGGCACGACGGAGTGACGGCGGCTCATCGTCGATCCAGATCTGACAGAGTTGACAAACCTGACAGCCTTCGATAGCTTGGTATCAACACGTCAGGCGCAGCCGGAAGTGGGCACCGCACCAGCGGAGCCCCAGCGAAAGCTCCGGCTGCGCACGTGTTTTTGTATACCCTACGGCCACACCCTCCCGCGCCACACCCGCGGCTCCACCACCTGCCACAGCCGCTGGACCTCCCTCGCCGAAGCCGTCTCCTTGTCCCGGTCGCGCCGGTACCGCTGGCACAGGTACACGCAGCAGTCCGCGAGCTGCAGCAGCCGGCTGTCGTGGGACCTGACCCAGTGCACGTTGTCCACGATGCGGGTGAGGTCGATGGGCTTGTGGCCGAACGAGGTGCCCAGCTCCTCGTAGCGGGGCAGGTCCTCGATCACCTGCTGCTCGACCGACTTCTCCTCGTCCGAGACCAGCAGCCCGTACTCCCGCGGGTCGCGCAGGAACCTCTCCACGTCTTCCGCCAGGTAGAGGAACGCCAGCTTGTGCGGGTGCAGCGGGCGGACGTAGCGGGCCGCCAGGCGCGGCTTGTCGATCCCCTGCCAGAGCACCCAGGCGTCGTGCTCCACGACGAGCCGGACCAGGTCGTGGTAGAGCGCCGTGCGGTCTCCGGGCGGCATCGCCGCGCACGGCCCCTCCCCGCGGTACATGTCGCTGCCCTTGCACTCGAACGCGGGCGCGCGGCAGGCGGAGCCGAAGCGGCGCTCGAGGACCCGGGTGATCCGGTCCTCGAGCGAGCGCGCGTTCTCGCCCGGGACGGCGAGCGCGAGGAGGTAGTGGACGGTGCTGGTGGGGTGCGCCAGGTCCGCGCCGGTGTTGCCGGCGCCGTCGAGGAAGATCAGGTACATCGGCCGCGGTGTCGGGAGAGCCGGGCGGGACGGCCGAAAATACACGAAGTGAACGGCGGCGCAACGTCGGCGGGATCGGCTCCTTCTCCTCGAACGGGCTCGCGGCTCAGCCCACCTTCTCCAGCAGCGCCACGGGGAAGTGCGCGAAGACGCGCTCCAGCGGCAGCTCGGCCGCGGCGCCGCGCTCGCGGGCGTGCAGCTCCTCGCCGGTGAAGACGCTCCTCCAGCGGCCGGCGGGGACCTCCACCGCCGTCCCCTTCCACAGCTTCGCCGCCGGCAGCGCGAAGTCGTGCTCGCGGGTGAGGCCGGCGACCAGGCGCGGGACCACGGTGACCGCCGCCTCGCCGCCCGCGCGGCGGGCGAAGGCGAACGCGTGCCGCGCCTTCTCTCCCGACGCGGCCAGCGGGACGTAACCGCCCTCGCCGAAGACGTCGGGGAGCGCCTGGCGCAGGGCGAGCGCGGCGTGCGTCACGTACAGCTTGATCCGCCCGTCCTCCCAGCGCTCCACCAGCTCGCGGCAGAGCTCGCGCAGGTCGTCCTCCACCAGCCGCGCCTTCAGCTCCGCCAGCATCCGCCGGCGCACGCCGTAGTCCACCGGTCGGCGGTTGTCGGGGTCCACCAGCGAGAAGTCCCAGATCTCCTGCCCCTGGTAGACGTCCGGCACGCCGGGGGCGGTGAGCTTCACCAGCGTCTGCGCCAGCGCGTTCACCATCCCCAGGCGGGCCACCAGCGGCTGGAACGCGAGGAAGTCGTCCAGGAACGGGTTGCCGCCGCGCTCCAGGACCCGGCCGACGAAGTCGCTGAGTCCCTGGTCGTACACCTCGTTGGGCTCGATCCAGCTGGTGTGGACCTTGGCCTCGCGCGTGGCCTTGTCCATGTACTGCCGCACGCGCGCCACGAAGTCCTGGTGCGCCTGGTCTTCCGCCTCCCCCAGCGGCCACGCCCCCACCAGCGTCTGGTAGAGCAGGTACTCGTCGTTCGCGTCGGGGACCAGCTGGCCGTCCTCGTCTCCCTTCTTCGCCCGGTTCAGCTCCGCCCAGCGCCCCACGCGCGCCTCCCAGAGGTCCGGGATCTCGGAGAGGAGGTGGATGCGCGCGCGCACGTCCTCGCTGCGCTTGGTGTCGTGCGTGGAGCTGGCCGAGAGCGCGTGCGGCCAGCGCTCGGCGCGGGTGGAGAGGAAGGCGTGCAGCTCCTCGGGCGGCACGCCGAAGCGGTCCGGCTCGCCGCCCACCTCGTTCAGCGACACCAGGCGGTTGAAGACGTAGAACGCCGTGTCCTCCACCCCCTTGGCCATCACCGGCCCGGTGAGCTGCTGCAGCTTCATCACGAAGCGCGCGTGCTCCTCGCGCGCCGCCTGGTCCAGCCCCTCGGGCCACTGCAGCAGGAGGATCGAGCGCACGAAGTCGAAGATCGACCCGCTCACCCCCGGGTTGCGGCGCTTGGCGCGGCGGATGGCCTGCTCGACGTACTCGCGGTCGCGCGGGCTCACCTCGCCGGCGAAGGCGTCGGCGTAGTTGCGGTAGACGGGGAAGCACGCCACCACCTCGCGCAGGGCGTCGCGCAGCGCCCCCCAGGTGAAGTCGCGCGAGCAGCGGTTCGCCTCCGACATGCGCGAGAGCATGGTGGTGAGCACCGTCAGCTCGCTCACCAGCGCGAAGCGCAGGATCAGC from Longimicrobium sp. carries:
- a CDS encoding DUF3800 domain-containing protein; protein product: MYLIFLDGAGNTGADLAHPTSTVHYLLALAVPGENARSLEDRITRVLERRFGSACRAPAFECKGSDMYRGEGPCAAMPPGDRTALYHDLVRLVVEHDAWVLWQGIDKPRLAARYVRPLHPHKLAFLYLAEDVERFLRDPREYGLLVSDEEKSVEQQVIEDLPRYEELGTSFGHKPIDLTRIVDNVHWVRSHDSRLLQLADCCVYLCQRYRRDRDKETASAREVQRLWQVVEPRVWRGRVWP
- the treY gene encoding malto-oligosyltrehalose synthase, with amino-acid sequence MPDDTEQKAAASARRVPRATYRLQLNRGFTFRDAAEIVPYLAELGVSDLYASPYLQARPGSLHGYDITSHAALNPEIGSEDDHARMAGLLREHGLGHLLDIVPNHMGIGADNPWWWDVLQNGSGSPYAACFDIDWRPRKPELEGKVLLPVLGDQYGRVLERGELRLVYDDGAFRVDYFDHRFPAAPASTAAVLREALAGLDGVLDEEHPDRMELESVAVALERLPARRHTDPQSVAERRRERLVTQRRLSALYGASREAARAIDRAVAAFNGCPDDPHSFDRLDALLAEQHWRPAFWRVAAEEINYRRFFDVNELAGVRVEVPRVFQDTHRLILRLVREGKVTGLRIDHPDGLFHPRAYLRDLQAEAVGVGAQERFYVVVEKILTGDEELPADWAVAGTVGYEFLNRVGGLFVDTANEEAMDLVYRRFTGVRDRFADLVYEKKRLILRFALVSELTVLTTMLSRMSEANRCSRDFTWGALRDALREVVACFPVYRNYADAFAGEVSPRDREYVEQAIRRAKRRNPGVSGSIFDFVRSILLLQWPEGLDQAAREEHARFVMKLQQLTGPVMAKGVEDTAFYVFNRLVSLNEVGGEPDRFGVPPEELHAFLSTRAERWPHALSASSTHDTKRSEDVRARIHLLSEIPDLWEARVGRWAELNRAKKGDEDGQLVPDANDEYLLYQTLVGAWPLGEAEDQAHQDFVARVRQYMDKATREAKVHTSWIEPNEVYDQGLSDFVGRVLERGGNPFLDDFLAFQPLVARLGMVNALAQTLVKLTAPGVPDVYQGQEIWDFSLVDPDNRRPVDYGVRRRMLAELKARLVEDDLRELCRELVERWEDGRIKLYVTHAALALRQALPDVFGEGGYVPLAASGEKARHAFAFARRAGGEAAVTVVPRLVAGLTREHDFALPAAKLWKGTAVEVPAGRWRSVFTGEELHARERGAAAELPLERVFAHFPVALLEKVG